CCACCCTTAACCCTTTTATTCCGTACACTTTTAGTTTTGGACTAACCACTGCATCTGGGTCTTGAGGAGGTCCCATTTTACACGTACCCCCAGGATGATACGCAGAGGCGCCAAAATGACGAACTATGCATTCGTAGTATTCGTCTGAAAATTGAACCAGTATTGAACAAGCTTCTACTGAAAGAGACGTCATAGTTCCATATTTCTTGAAAGCTTCAGTTTGGAACATGGCATTCAAAATACGTAAAGCTTCGATTAAAGCATAAACATCTTCCCTTTCTGTTAGATATCCGCTGATGATTCTCGGATATTCGAATGGATTCTTGCTGTTTAGAAGAATGCGACCCTTGCTTTTTGGTTTCAGCAAAACTGGAGCCATTTGGAATTGAGCAGCATTTCCTATAAATTTAGGTATTTGTATACCTATGTTTGGTTTGAATAGTGTAATTTGGCTGTAAATTGATTCTACCGATGTGCTATGAGGAAGAACTATGTGAAAAACTTGAATGTTTGGGTGATCAGAAGTGTAACCTGAtgtgttgaaaaatgtattgaTGTCAAATCCAGTACCAAGATCTGTTCTtgatttgaagtattttttcaaaatatacgagATATCTAGATTAACTTTGTAACTTTGTAATTTTACTTTGACAAAATAGTTCAATACGCTCAGATGATCTCGTAAATTGCAACCAACACATAGATTCTGTTTTACTTTAATATTGAATGTAGTCAGATGGTCTCGAGGACCGATACCAGAAAGCATCAGTAGCTGGGGAGAGTTGACAGTGCCTGCTGATACGATGATTTCCTTTCTGCAATATATTTTCTTGTACTTACCATCTTTGTAAACTTCAACTCCATAAGCTCTTTTTTGATTATTGATCAATATTTTAGTAACTGTTGTTCCTTTCATGACGACCAAATTACGTCGATCTTTTGCAGGTTGAAGATAAGCTTTGGCAGTATTCCATCTTACGTTATTACGTAACGTTCCTGGTAGAAGTGTTATTCCAGCCTGGTAATGGGCATTCATATCTTCTACTACTTTATAACCAAATTGGgtagtaaaattaaaaatgtaattattaGCTTCTGTGATGTTATAGACAGTCTTGTTGGTAAATTCTTCAACGAAAACATCTCCAGAATATCCATGAGCTACTTTATCCTCATATTTTGGCACACGTAATCGTTCTAGTTTTTTGAAGTACTTCAAAACATGTTTGTAGCCCCAACCCGGATTACCTAATGATTCCCAATAATCGTAGTCCTTAGGATTACCGCGTATAGCAATCAGAAAATTTATCGAACTGCTTCCACCAAGAGCCTTACCTCTAGGCCAATTACATTGATTATTGAGAAAAGCGAGACACGTATCTCCCGTCACTTCTGTGTGATAATTCCAATCATATGATGTGCGCAGCAAAGAGGGATTCAGAAGTGGTATATCAGAATTGAGTGGTGGATCAGTTCCTGCTTCGATAAGTAATACTTTCCATGCTGGAATTTCACTCAATCTGCTTGCAATCGTACTTCCAGCTGATCCGGCTCCAACTACAATGAAATCGTATTTCGGATAAAATTGTTGGTAAACGTGAGAGCTTTTATCCTCAGGATACGATCCCATAATTTGACAGTTCATCATGATTAAAGGTGTGAGTGAACGTAGTACAGCTGAAAGCTGGGGCACGTTTGAAGTGACGTTGAATGGACACGATTGACTCATTGTGAAGATAACATTActgtcttgaaaattactggtgaaGATGAAATTTGTAACAATGACCAatattctgctagtaaaattgaatCACATGTAGGTAAACatacaattattattttaaccGATTCTGGTGTTGAATTTCACCAGCACAGGGCAGGCCTAAGGttaaagtgaaatgaaaaagaaaaacagaagttatcaaaaaaaagttttatatgTAGCATGTTACTGGTATTCGCTTATCTGCGTTATCTGTCACAGTTCAGAAAACACAAAACTTGAGTacgtaaattatttaaaaaagcCTCATattataagtaagtaggtacgaaACAACAACGaactaaaaaatggaaaatttcgtgCGTCAACGGAAGTAAAATATCCGTAGTATTGCTAGATGTTGtataattttgctgaatttaccTGAGATGTTGGATGATTTGCGGTGTACTTCCCTttggaaatcaattttaatacaCAAATTAATTATTATGATATTTGAGGAGAgctctcaaatttcaaaaattttatgagaagaacaaaaaaaaacgtttgggGAGCAGTTCAGATTCAAAATGAAAGGgctatatatatgtacttaatcaACATTTTCCAAGTGCTTTAatgccttcaattttgaaattggacaAAACAAGAAACCACTTactttttatgtaggtaaaaaCGTAActcttggttacttttttttttttggaaattgtggtTGCTgatgttacttttttgaaacacaggaaaacacagttttttattcgcccgATTTCATTACAGTAAAAAGAACcttaaaggtgaaaaattatattctcgaCATCCGCCATCCACTTgcctgaaaaaaatcttgtgatgtttgaagacatcagaaaagcgaaaaatttgaatgtaaaattttgcctcgctCAGTCTCTTCTCCCTCATGAAAAATcccaattgttcaaaaaatgtattgttAAAGTTCCTGTTATGTACTTGAAGTCCtcatatttgaaagaatttcattCTCGAAATAGTTGAATAGTTTTAATTTGCTTATTTTTCGAGTATAAATGTGGCGATGATTTTCTAAccattgaattaattttacaaagtccaaacaaaaaaaacacaaaaaaactaaaaaattgatcttggaggggaaaggggtcaaaaatattttggaagatgctgatttttttgcaaggaagtgaaaaaaatgtagtgatTTTCGATTAACAAATTCCTGTTAGACACTCTACTAAATCTCGGCCCAACTTCGTGaagaaaacaagaaacaaatgtTTCGTTTCTCGCAAAAAATACGGAATTTGTATCAAATCTCACCTTGTTTAAAATTGCCAACAAGTCTCattttcttgctaaaattttctaaaaattgtggtttcttgtaagaaaatcccaaaaaatctcatttttttcaaaaaatcccaaaaatttcgtttttttctaagaattgtcaaaaattgccaaaaatataaaaaaacaacgctgaattaaattgaataaatctttaTTTAAGGACGCCTTAGaatcttttttgacaaaattgcgaaaaataataatttttttgctattaagTATTCttagttgccaaaaagtcttgctatttgcaaaaaattcgctttttcgcaaaacttttgaaaaatcaatttttttcctcaaaaatttagcaccctaaagttgatttttaactACTTTTGCCCTTTCAGGAAATTGAGGGATACTTTTACTGcatttgtacaattttcaagACCAATCTTTCTTGATCATATCAGAAACTTTTTCGCCGATCATTATTACAGGTATGTTCAAGTTGGCATTTGGCACTTGTGGCATTATTGACGCATCAGCAACTCTCATCCCTTGTATTCCATGAACTTTCAGTTCTGAACTAACAACCGCATCCGGATCTTTTGAAGGTCCCATTTTGCACGTGCCAGCAGGATGATACTTGGTGGTACCAAAATGCCGAATTAAGCATTCGTAATATTTATCTGAGTATGGAACTTGTAGCAAACAGCGTAATATTGGTATAGACTGCATGGTTCCGTATTGCTTGAAAGCTTTAGATCGCACCAACGTATCTGTCACTCGTAAAGCTTCTATTAAAGCATACAAGTCGTCTTTTTCTGTCAAGTATCCGGTGAATATTTTAGGATGCTCGAATGGATCTCTGCTATTCAGAAAAATTCGACCTTGGCTTTTTGGTTTCAGTAGTGCAACGTCCATTTGAAACAAGGGGTCATCTTTAGTAAATGCTGACGTTTCCTTTTTAATGCTCGGTTTCATTTCTCGAACTTTCTCGTAAATTGAACGCACTGATGTACTCATTGGCAGAATCGTGTAGGTAACTTGAATATTGGGGTAGTCAGATTGATAACCTGTTGTGTTGAAGAACAAACAGGTATCAAATCCGGTACCGATGTCTGACCGCTTAATCAAATATTGCTTCAATATATACGAGATgtctagattttttttataactttctAATTGTATTGCGCCTATATAACTGTGAACGGACAAATGATCTCTTAAATTGCAACCAACGCATAAATTCtgttttactttgattttgaatttactcAAATGATTTTGAGGCCCTATACCAGAAAGCATCAGTAGTTGAGGAGAATTGATAGCACCAGCTGATACGATCACTTCTTTTCTACAATATATTCTCTTGTATTTACCATTTTTGCAAACTTCCACTCCGTAAGCTTTGTTTCGAtcattaattaatattttagtGACCATTGTTCCTTTCATAAGGGTTAAATTACGTCGATCTTTTGCATGTTCAAGATAGGCTTTGGCAGTATTCCATCTAACATTATTGCGTAATGTACATGGTATAAACGTTATTCCAGCTTGATTATGAGCATTTATATCTTCGACTATTTTGTATCCAAACTTTGTGGCAAAATTTGCAATATAATTTTTAGCTTCGGTGATATCATAGACAGTCTTGTTAGTGGACAGTTCCTCAAAAACTTTTCCAGAATAGCCATGCGCTGCTTCATCTTTATATTTTGACACACGTAATCGTTCTAGTTTTTTGAAGTACTTCAAAACATGTTTGTAGCCCCAGCCTGGATTACCCAAAGATTCCCAGTAATCGTAATCCCTAGGATTACCGCGTATCGCTACCAAGGTATTTATCGAACTGCTTCCACCGAGGGCCTTACCTCTAGGCCAAGTACACCGATTACCGGGAAAGGCCAGACAAGTGTCTCCTGTTACTTCTGTAGTATAATTCCAGTCATAAGCTGAGTGTCGTAGGGTAGGATATAAAAAAGGTATATCGGAATTAATTGGTGGATCAGTTCCTGCTTCGATGAGCAATACCTTCCATGCTGGAATTTCGCTCAAACGACCAGCAATGGTACTTCCTGCTGATCCTGCGCCGACAATTATGAAATCGTATTCTGAATATGATTGTTGGTATACGTATGAACTTTTATCTGCCGGATATGATCCCAGAATTTGACAGTTCATTAGTATTAGAGGTGTTAATGAACGTATCGCTGCTGTTAATTGGGGCGATGTTGATGTAAAGTTGAATGTGCATGTTTGATTCATGGTGTGCTCGACACAATTTCATCTGTTCGAAATTTAACAATAAATTTGACATTGAATGATTCAGTTGATTCATGATGGAAATTTGTATACCTATTGTCGATTCGATCATGACGAAAACTTAATTTAAAAGCGTATTACTTACCTTAGTTTTGAAAAGTTATCcaagaattttttgtgaaattattgtgCTCGATaatgttttggaaaaagtagCACATTGTAGCGTAGCTCAGCATGTGTGTTGTGGAAGTTTTACTGtaattatttcaagttgaaaaaaaaatactttggttcatgtcgtattttattatttttactatcGTTGTtctaacaaaaagaaaaatatgaaaacgatGGCACTTTGGCCTCTAAAAACGCCGACTATCAAGCAATGGGGTATTTTTCACAACGAATGGTCCTccagaaagtaaaaaaaaaaacgaatttttcatacttttggGAAAGTAGAGTAGTGAAGATCATGGACATGTTTCCAAAGTTACTAAGAATCacttttgattacttttttttttgaaatttcggttaCCAAGTTACTTTTtcttaattgaaatttccaaaaatccagtTATTTCAAATCTcttttttcgacaaaaactaCGAAAATGTATCACCTTTTTTGTCAATACCTAATTGTCAAATagccttgctttttgctaaaattgttgaaaaatcccattttttttttctaaaaataaagtgcttgaaatttgagcttttttgtcaaaaaattatcaaaacgtcCCACTTGTAGCCAAAAAGTTGCATATCTGTTGgtagttcaatttttctaacaaaaattgtcaaaaaatatcagttttgcAAATAATTTCCTAAAAGTCCTGATTCTTGCGAAAATGGTCAAAGTAttgcattttgcaaatttattgtgaaaattcCCAATAATTTCTTagcaaaatgtcaaaaaatctcgctgtttgctaaaaatttctaaacgtcctgccttttgctaaaattattgtcgaagtctcgttttttgccaaaagttgcaaaaagtttCGTCTTTAGTCcacattgccaaaaagtcttgttttttttgttgaaatttgctgaaaattgtattttttttccgcaaaaaattccaaaaagtctcactttttcccATAAATTGTCatacattttgcattttttactaaaaattacaatttccgaagatctcactttttttaataaaaaaagttgaaaaaacaactcTTCAAACAAAAtgcgaaaatattattttttggcaCTAATTGCCGAGAAGTCCTGCTAAGTATATGCTACAATTGTACAAATTTTTATCGAGttccatttttagattttacctaattaaaaacgaaaagttttgattttttcagtgattttttttctacattaaaatgttttgcgcGTGTTTTGTTACTTTCTGGGAGCCTCTTCTGAGGACCAATGTTTTAACTTATGTCTACTGAGATCCATATcctgaaaatacgagtaactgTCGgagttttgaaataattaattgaaatgTATTAATttcattgtatttttattttgtttcaggtaagtacGATTGTTCGCTGTGATTGTAAGAGAAATGGCCTGTCCTGTTCAATAGAAATGGAGTGagttattttatgattttaaatttctaaaaaattttgctttcctTCACGACAATTTTCGCTCAACTTTTAATTGTCGATTTATTCTGTGTTCAACTCTATTCAAGTGAGGGAGGTTGTGAGGGAGGGAAGAAGAGACGCAGTCAGAATTCTGAACTGAAATTCGTTTGGCtgaaaccaaaaataattca
This region of Planococcus citri chromosome 5, ihPlaCitr1.1, whole genome shotgun sequence genomic DNA includes:
- the LOC135847135 gene encoding glucose dehydrogenase [FAD, quinone]-like produces the protein MSQSCPFNVTSNVPQLSAVLRSLTPLIMMNCQIMGSYPEDKSSHVYQQFYPKYDFIVVGAGSAGSTIASRLSEIPAWKVLLIEAGTDPPLNSDIPLLNPSLLRTSYDWNYHTEVTGDTCLAFLNNQCNWPRGKALGGSSSINFLIAIRGNPKDYDYWESLGNPGWGYKHVLKYFKKLERLRVPKYEDKVAHGYSGDVFVEEFTNKTVYNITEANNYIFNFTTQFGYKVVEDMNAHYQAGITLLPGTLRNNVRWNTAKAYLQPAKDRRNLVVMKGTTVTKILINNQKRAYGVEVYKDGKYKKIYCRKEIIVSAGTVNSPQLLMLSGIGPRDHLTTFNIKVKQNLCVGCNLRDHLSVLNYFVKVKLQSYKVNLDISYILKKYFKSRTDLGTGFDINTFFNTSGYTSDHPNIQVFHIVLPHSTSVESIYSQITLFKPNIGIQIPKFIGNAAQFQMAPVLLKPKSKGRILLNSKNPFEYPRIISGYLTEREDVYALIEALRILNAMFQTEAFKKYGTMTSLSVEACSILVQFSDEYYECIVRHFGASAYHPGGTCKMGPPQDPDAVVSPKLKVYGIKGLRVADASIMPQLTSGNLNIPTIMIGEKAADMIKKYWRR
- the LOC135847138 gene encoding glucose dehydrogenase [FAD, quinone]-like — translated: MNQTCTFNFTSTSPQLTAAIRSLTPLILMNCQILGSYPADKSSYVYQQSYSEYDFIIVGAGSAGSTIAGRLSEIPAWKVLLIEAGTDPPINSDIPFLYPTLRHSAYDWNYTTEVTGDTCLAFPGNRCTWPRGKALGGSSSINTLVAIRGNPRDYDYWESLGNPGWGYKHVLKYFKKLERLRVSKYKDEAAHGYSGKVFEELSTNKTVYDITEAKNYIANFATKFGYKIVEDINAHNQAGITFIPCTLRNNVRWNTAKAYLEHAKDRRNLTLMKGTMVTKILINDRNKAYGVEVCKNGKYKRIYCRKEVIVSAGAINSPQLLMLSGIGPQNHLSKFKIKVKQNLCVGCNLRDHLSVHSYIGAIQLESYKKNLDISYILKQYLIKRSDIGTGFDTCLFFNTTGYQSDYPNIQVTYTILPMSTSVRSIYEKVREMKPSIKKETSAFTKDDPLFQMDVALLKPKSQGRIFLNSRDPFEHPKIFTGYLTEKDDLYALIEALRVTDTLVRSKAFKQYGTMQSIPILRCLLQVPYSDKYYECLIRHFGTTKYHPAGTCKMGPSKDPDAVVSSELKVHGIQGMRVADASIMPQVPNANLNIPVIMIGEKVSDMIKKDWS